A section of the Festucalex cinctus isolate MCC-2025b chromosome 7, RoL_Fcin_1.0, whole genome shotgun sequence genome encodes:
- the yrdc gene encoding threonylcarbamoyl-AMP synthase: protein MNCFKELAVRIITYRASHSSLEVCRVGSEMCKRLKTKVLHLAAATGDGPFVPLEARTDVADILSCTVKALQDGHVVAVPTDTIYGLACLAQNSAAVREIYGIKGRNEQKPLAICVGEIHDIYKYCKVKVKEELLRDLLPGPVTLVLERSALLNKELNPFTSLVGVRIPDCAFMRRLCQMCAEPLALTSANVSAQNSTVAVHEFQDLWPKLAVVVDGGPIGDQSRLGSTVVDLSAHGKYRIIRPGCAFSSTVDLLEGKYGLTLEELG from the exons ATGAATTGTTTTAAGGAGTTGGCAGTGCGAATAATTACATACAGAGCTTCTCACAGTTCTCTTGAAGTTTGCCGAGTCGGAAGTGAAATGTGCAAACGGCTGAAGACCAAAGTGTTGCATTTGGCGGCGGCCACCGGCGACGGGCCGTTTGTACCATTGGAGGCTCGGACAG ATGTTGCTGACATCCTGAGCTGCACGGTGAAGGCCCTCCAGGACGGCCACGTGGTCGCCGTGCCCACCGACACCATCTACGGCCTGGCGTGCCTGGCCCAGAACTCGGCCGCTGTCCGCGAGATCTACGGCATCAAGGGGCGCAACGAGCAGAAGCCTTTGGCCATTTGTGTGGGAGAAATCCACGACATATACAA ATACTGTAAGGTGAAGGTGAAAGAGGAGCTCCTCCGCGACCTCCTGCCAGGCCCGGTCACACTGGTGCTGGAAAGGTCGGCGTTGCTCAACAAAGAGCTCAACCCGTTCACGTCG CTTGTAGGCGTGCGTATTCCGGACTGCGCCTTCATGCGTCGTCTTTGTCAGATGTGCGCCGAGCCTCTGGCGCTAACCAGCGCCAACGTCAGCGCGCAAAACAGCACCGTGGCCGTCCAT GAGTTTCAGGATCTTTGGCCCAAGTTAGCCGTGGTGGTGGACGGCGGACCAATAGGAGACCAGAGCCGCCTCGGTTCCACCGTGGTGGACCTATCAGCACACGGCAAATACCGCATCATTAGACCCGGCTG TGCCTTTTCCTCAACGGTGGACTTGTTGGAAGGTAAATACGGACTCACTTTGGAGGAGTTGGGATGA
- the mtf1 gene encoding metal regulatory transcription factor 1: MSENGPRTEVPLYFEVEVESLEGGDEDDEDKLRFDKGEHLMAEPSSSSGRVYDRTTVLIERDPIRLDEEGEEEGHCGGDEDGVTFLTEGEGDEEDGSLAFMADPDAMSQGYVHHTISPDQIQFTINPGSTPMPRNIEGATLTLHSECPETKQTEVKRYQCMFEGCTRTYSTAGNLRTHQKTHRGEYTFVCNQQGCGKAFLTSYSLKIHVRVHTKEKPFECDVQGCEKAFNTLYRLKAHQRLHTGKTFNCESEGCTKYFTTLSDLRKHIRTHTGEKPFRCDHDGCGKAFAASHHLKTHVRTHTGEKPFNCPSDGCEKTFSSQYSLKSHIRGHDKGQPFSVTLMHPLSEDANHSLCLSDLSLISTDSELREQLHNAQNLDLNNVTPVKIFELMFQSPENSVSQDEAQPSESLAERFGLETPTPPTVTEASSLISFSLTSACSRPAAVVEAPPPPQTLTPATTATSSSQQTAFVHMPDGPVQASVQAPNHVAPQHYVTLSSTFLQQENVAQPPSPAPPISTPAPAAPLPGSSTAVAGATSDALTAVAQPVPLASNTTSGSGPATITIAPTQNLLQPSLVMSDQNLQWILSSAANSQQNPEQASQGGPKVEKVFFTTAIPVGGNAGNSVQQIGLSLPVIIIKQEESCQCHCACRDTAKDKNACSAASTSAPQQPQDAPPPPAPPPTLPPAQPSHPAAPSSSSSPCCLPESSSKVGAVDPSPTQTFPTPPSASSHALANMDVSDFLSLQSPETAANIEALLLVADDFSMATEGNP; encoded by the exons ATGTCCGAAAATGGCCCTCGAACAGAGGTGCCGCTGTACTTTGAGGTAGAGGTGGAATCCTTGGAAGGGGGTGACGAGGACGACGAAGACAAGCTCCGATTCGACAAAGGCGAGCACCTGATGGCGGAGCCATCGTCGTCCAGCGGCCGCGTGTACGACCGCACCACCGTGCTCATCGAGCGGGATCCCATCCGGCTGGACGAGGAGGGCGAGGAGGAGGGCCACTGCGGGGGCGACGAAGATGGCGTCACCTTCCTGACGGAAGGGGAAGGCGACGAGGAGGATGGCTCGCTGGCTTTCATGGCCGACCCAGACGCCATGTCGCAAGGCTATGTGCATCACACCATCTCGCCGGACCAGATCCAGTTCACCATTAATCCGGGCTCCACCCCCATGCCACGCAACATCGAGGGCGCCACCCTCACCCTGCACTCGGAGTGTCCGGAGACCAAGCAGACAGAG GTGAAACGTTACCAGTGCATGTTTGAAGGCTGCACGCGGACGTACAGCACGGCGGGGAACCTGCGCACGCACCAGAAGACCCACCGCGGCGAGTACACCTTCGTGTGCAACCAGCAAGGCTGCGGCAAGGCCTTCCTCACCTCGTACAGCCTCAAAATCCACGTCCGCGTGCACACCAAGGAGAAGCCGTTCGAGTGCGACGTGCAGGGCTGCGAGAAGGCCTTCAACACCTTGTACAG GCTTAAAGCACACCAGAGACTCCACACAGGCAAAACATTCAACTGTGAATCTGAGGGATGCACAAAGTACTTCACCACTCTCAGCGACTTGAGGAAGCACATTCGCacgcacactggagagaagcctttccG gtGCGACCACGACGGCTGCGGTAAAGCTTTTGCAGCAAGTCATCACCTAAAAACCCACGTACGGACACACACAG GCGAGAAGCCTTTCAACTGTCCAAGTGACGGCTGCGAGAAGACGTTTAGCAGCCAGTACAGTTTGAAGAGTCACATCCGGGGTCACGACAAGGGCCAGCCCTTCAGCGTCACCCTCATGCACCCGCTGTCCGAA gatgCAAATCATTCACTGTGCCTCAGTGACTTAAGTTTGATCTCGACTGACTCGGAGCTGCGAGAGCAACTACACAAT GCACAGAATTTGGACCTGAACAATGTGACCCCTGTGAAAATCTTTGAGCTCATGTTCCAGAGTCCTGAAAATAGCGTTAGCCAAGATGAAGCCCAGCCTAGCG AGAGTCTTGCCGAGCGCTTCGGCCTGGAGACGCCCACCCCGCCGACGGTGACGGAAGCGTCATCTCTgatttctttctctctcacaTCCGCCTGCTCCCGCCCGGCCGCCGTCGTGgaggctcctcctcctcctcagacCCTCACGCCCGCCaccaccgccacctcctcctCTCAACAGACCGCTTTCGTGCACATGCCCGATGGGCCCGTTCAGGCTTCCGTCCAAGCGCCGAACCACGTGGCCCCGCAGCACTACGTCACACTGTCGTCGACATTCCTTCAGCAGGAAAACGTTGCCCAACCTCCTTCTCCTGCTCCTCCCATCTCCACACCCGCTCCCGCGGCCCCGTTGCCGGGCTCTTCGACTGCCGTTGCGGGCGCCACCTCGGATGCTCTGACAGCTGTAGCTCAACCTGTGCCTTTGGCCAGTAACACTACCTCCGGTTCCGGACCAGCCACTATCACAATTGCACCAACTCAGAACCTGCTGCAGCCCAGCCTGGTTATGTCGGACCAGAACCTTCAGTGGATCCTGAGCAGCGCCGCCAACAGCCAGCAGAATCCCGAACAAGCA TCACAAGGTGGTCCAAAAGTGGAGAAGGTGTTCTTTACTACAGCCATACCAGTGGGAGGCAATGCTg GAAACTCAGTCCAGCAGATCGGCCTGAGCCTGcccgtcatcatcatcaagcaGGAAGAGTCGTGCCAGTGTCACTGCGCCTGCAGGGACACGGCGAAGGACAAGAACGCCTGCTCGGCAGCCTCCACCTCTGCACCACAGCAACCACAAGACGCCCCTccacctcctgctcctcctcctacTCTCCCTCCAGCGCAGCCGTCCCATCCCgccgccccctcctcctcctcttctccatGCTGCCTCCCCGAGTCCTCCTCCAAGGTGGGTGCAGTCGATCCCTCCCCCACGCAGACATTCCCCACGCCGCCGTCGGCATCATCACATGCGCTGGCTAACATGGATGTGTCGGACTTCCTCTCGCTACAAAGCCCCGAGACGGCGGCCAACATCGAGGCCCTGCTGCTCGTCGCCGACGACTTCAGCATGGCCACCGAAGGCAACCCTTAG